The bacterium genome segment GCGTCGGTGGAGAACCCGGTCTTGGTGCGTTTGAGGGACGGAAGCTGGAGCTTCTCGAACAGGACGAACGCGAGTTGCTTCGGCGATCCGATGTTGAACTCCGAGCCCGCCAGCCGGTAAATATCGGCCGTCAGTGCCACGAGACGCTGCCGCAGCTCGTCGGAGAGCGCGCGCAGTGCCGGCACATCGATCGCGACGCCCACGTGCTCCATCCGCGCGAGCACGCTCGCAAGCGGCAGCTCGATCTCGTGGTAGAGACGGTCCACCTCGCGCGCGCGGAGCTGCGCCGCCATGACGTCGCGCAACCGGAAGATCAGGTCCGCCTCCTCGGCCGCGCGCTCCCCGGGGGCCGGACCGAGCGCCAGCTCGTCCGCGGCCGCGCTCTCCTCGTGCAGACGCCAGCCGAGGTGTTCCCACGCGCTGCTCGCCAGCGTGTGCGTTCGCTTCCCGGGGTCCAGCACGTACGACGCCAGCCCCACGTCAAACGCGAACCCCCGGAGCGTGAGCCCCGCGCTCTCCAGCAGCAACCGGTCGCGTTTGACGTCCTGGCTGAGCTTCGCCACATCCTCCCGCGCCAGCGCGTCGGCAAGCGCCGGAGGCACCCCGTCGTGAAGCTCGAGGTAGCTCGCCTCTCCGGCCCGTCGGGCCAGCGCGATGCCGATGAGGCGAGACTTGAGCGGCCCGTCACCTTCGGCGACCGGCGCGATCGCCACCTCGGAGACCCCTTCCAAAAACGCCGCCGCGTGGTCGCGCGCGAGCGTCCCGTACGTGCCGCGCGCCTCCGTGAGTGGGACCTCGACGCCGAGCCGATCCAGCAGCGACTTGAACTCAAGGCGCGTGAACAGGTCACGGATCCGCGCGGTGTCCACCGGGCGGCGCCGGAGGAGATCCCAGGATAGCGAGAGCGGGACGCCGGTCTGGATCGTGGACAGCGTCTTGCTCTGCAGGATCTGCGCGCGGTGCTCCTCGAGTCGTTGCCGGAGGCGCGCATCACGCCCCTCCGCCGGCGCCTCGAGCACCTCCTCGACCGTTGCTCCCCCTGCGAGCAGGCGGGCGGCGGTCTTGTCGCCCACACCTGGGACACCCGGAATGTTGTCGGTGGCGTCACCTTTGAGGCTCTTGAGATCGGGCACGCGTGCCGGCGCGACGCCGAGTTTGGCCTGCACCCCCGCTTCGTCGTACACCGTGGTCTCGCTGATCCCGCGGCTCGTCACCATCACGCGGGTGTGCGGGGAGACCAGTTGCAGCGCGTCGAGATCGCCCGTCACGATCACGACGTTCATCCCGCGGGCCTCCGCCAGGCGGGTCAGTGTCCCGATGACGTCATCGGCCTCGAACCCGGCGACCTCGAACACCGGTAGGTCGAACGCCTCGACGACCTCCTTCGCGAGCGCGATCTGCGGGCGGAGGTCGTCCGGCATCTTCTGCCGCGTGGCTTTGTACTCCGCGAACGCCTCGTGACGGAACGTCGGCCCCGGCTTGTCGAACGCCACCGCGACGTACTGGGGGGCCACCTCGTCCAGCACCTTGAGGAGCATCGTCGTGAAACCGTAGACGGCGTTCGTCGGCTGGCCGTCGCGCGTCGTGAAGTAGGGAAGCGCGTAGAACGCCCGGTAGACGAGCCCGTTGGCGTCGAGGAGGAGGAGCGTGTCGCGCGCGGCCGGCGTGGTCATCTCTGAGAAACCTTTCCGCGCGGGCGCACCGCCTCCTCCGGGCAGCGGTCGCCGCCCTACGGCCAGAGCGAACGCCGCCGCGTGCTTGAGCGCATGGAGACGAGTGTGGTACGATTAGGGTCGCCGATCAGCGCGCCGGAGTGTCGGAATCGGCAGACGATCGCGACTCAAAATCGCGTGGGCTCACGCCCGTGGGGGTTCGAGTCCCTCCTCCGGCACATCCATTTGGAAGTCTACTCACATGTCCTGTCCATCCGTCTCTCGGCAGAGGTGTCCTCCCCCGGGTGTCACGGGGTCGCGCCAGTTCGAGAACTAGCGGGCCCCCCGGAAGAGATGGGGATCCAACACGTCGCGCACGGCGTCCCCGACGATGTTGAGACACAGCACGACGACGGTGATCGCGAGGCCGGGAAACACGCTCAGCCACCACCCGTTCGGGAAATACTTTTGCGCATCGGAGAGCATTGCCCCCCATTCTGGCGACGGAGGCTGCGCGCCGAGGCCGATGAAGCTCAGCCCGGCCGCGGCGAGAATGATCGTCCCGGTGTCGAGGGTCACGAGCGCGAGCACCGGCGGGAGCGCGTTCGGCAGGAGGTACCGCAGCGCGATCCACACGGGTGGCAGTCCCACGGCCACCGCGCCCTGGACGTAGTCGCGCTCCCGGATGCCGAGCGTCACGCCGCGAACGAGCCGCGCCACGCCGGGCGTCCCGCCGATCCCGAGCGCGATCATCACGTTGAAGAGCCCCGGCCCGAGGAGCGCGACGACGAAGAGCGCGAGAATCAATCCCGGCATGCCGAGCATGATGTCGGTCAGGCGCATCACGATGAGATCCAGCCAGCCCCCGGCGTAGCCTGCCATCACGCCCACGGCGGTTCCTAGCGCGAATTCGATCGCGACCGCCACCAACCCGACCGTCAGGGACAGCCGGCCCCCAAACAGCATCCGCGCCCACACGTCGCGTCCCATCCCGTCGGTGCCCAGCACGTGGGCGGGCGACGGGCCGCGCAGCCGAACCGGGATGTTCATGACGAACGGGCTGATCCGGGCGAGCACCGGCGCGCCGATCACCGCAACGATGATCGCGGCCAGGACGAGGGCGGCCGCCCGCGTGGTGCGTCCGGTGTGCCAGAAGCGCATCACGGGGCGTCCTCTAGTCGAAGCGCACGCGGGGGTCCGTTAGCGTGTACGAGAGATCGACCACAAGATTCAGGATGAGAAACACCGTCGAAGTGTAGAGCACAATGCCCTGGATGAGCGGGTAGTCCCGCGCAAAGATCGCCTGAACCGCGAGCGTGCCGATCCCGGGGCGGGAGAACACCTGCTCGACGATAATCGCGCCGCCCAGCAGGTTGCCGAACAACAGTCCGACGATGGTGACAATCGGATTCAGCGCGTTGCGGAGCGCATGACGGAGCAGCACCATGCGCTCGCCGAGCCCCTTCGCGCGGGCCGTCCGGATGTACTCCGTACGTAGCACCTCGAGCATGCCCGCGCGGGCGACGCGCGCCACGATCGGCGCGCCCGTCGCGGCGAGCACGCCGGCGGGCATCACCAGCGACTGCCATCCGACCGCCCCGGCGACGGGCAGCCACCCGAGGTGGACGGAGAACAGGTAGATGAGCAGGATTCCCAGCCAAAAACCGGGCACCGACAAGAGCAGCAACGAGCCGATGAGGAGGGCGCGATCGAGCGACGACCCTTGACGGACCGCGGCGATGATCCCGAGCACGAGCCCCGCGGCCGTGCCGAGCCCGAGCCCCGTCAGCGCGAGCTCGAGCGTGTACGGAAACCGCTGGGCAAGCATCGGCCCCACCGCCGTCCCGGATTGCCAGGAGTCTCCGAAGTTGCCGCGCACAGCGTTGAACAAGAAGGCACCGAGTTGCACAAGCAACGGGCGATCCAACCCCAGCCGATGGTGCACCTCCTGCAGGGCGGCGACGCTCAGCGCGCCCCCGCCGTAGAGGGCCTGGGCTGGGTCACCCCCGATCAACCGCATCATCGCAAAGGTGAGCACCGCCACGCCGATCCAGACCGGAACGAACAACGCGAGGCGTCGAAGCGCGTACATGCGGTCAGGCCGTGCCGCGGGGCACAACCGGGATCAGCAGGTGGCTGGCGCGGCCATGCTCGTGCAGCACGACCTGTGCGGCGGGCCGCGCGACGGCATCGTCGCCTGGCGGCGCACCCGTGTTCGGGTTGCGATCGTAGGCGGGCCAGCGCGCCGACATCACGGCCACACGCACCCGGTGCCCGGGCAGGAACACGTTGCTGATCGCGACCAATTCGATGCGATAGGTGTATGGCCGCCCGGGGGCGAGCGGGGACGACTCCGGGCGACCGGAGTCGTTGCGGTAGGACGCGCGAACGATGCCGTCGCATAGTGCCATGCTTCTGCCGTCCGGAAACACGTCGTACAGTGTGGCGGCGAAGTCCGTGTCGGGGGCATCCGTGGCGGCCTCGAGGACCACGAGCGGATGACCGGTCACCTCCATGGGCTGCGCCAGCGCCTCCGAGGTGTAGACCAGCACGTCCTCGCGTCCCAACAACCAACGTTCGTCCAACCGGACCTCGGCGGGCGGATACACGTCCGGGGGCTCGCTCGATGGGGTCGGCGCGTCCGGATCGTATGTGTAGCGGTCCGGGGGCTCGCCCTCCGGCGGCGGCGCCGGTTCGAGTCGGCCGTCGCCGGAAACCGTGTTCGCACGGCCGCCGCTCCGAAAGCACCAGCGTTCGCCCACGGCGGCGGGCGGCGGCCACGTCGGATCGTCCCGCCAGCGATTCTCCCCCATGAGAAAGATCCGACTGCGGCACCCGCGGGCAAAATCCGTCGGCGCAGCGCCGCGGCCCTTCAGCCAGTAGTCGAACCACCGGAGGTGGATCGCGTTCATGTCGAGCATCGCCGCATCCCCGAACTCGAGCCCGCCGAACCGCGGCTCGGGCGCCCGGGTGCCAGCGTGATCCCACGGACCGGCAAGCAGAAACTGGCGGTCGCGGGCCGGCGAGTGCACGGCCATCTCGCGCCAATAGTAGAGCTGCCCGAGCTGGTCTCCGTCGAACCACCCGGTGATGTGCATCACCGGCAAGTCGAGTTGGGCGAAGCGGTTTAGCATACCCATCTGTCGCCAGTAGTCGTCGAGCGTTGGATGCGCGAGCCACTCGCGCCACACCGTGTTGCGTCGACCGACGGCGAGGTCCACGTCCTTGGCAGGACGCGTGCGGATGACGCGCGGCCACTCGATCAACTCAGGGGGTTGCACCGTGCGACCCGCGACCATGTTCAACCACCACATCGCCCACGGCGGACGCAGCTTACCATGTCGATACGGCAGTTCTTCCATCAATCGCCCCGCCGCCGCGGTGCTGACCAGCGTGGTAAGGTGCGGCGGTCCCTCGCGCGCCGCCAGCCACTGCACGAGACCGCCGTACGAGCCCCCCATCATCCCCACGCGGCCGCTCGACCACGGCTGCCGCGCGATCCACTCCACCGTGTCGTAGCCGTCCTCGGCCTCGTTCATGAACGGGTGCCACACGCCGTCAGAGTCTCCCCGGCCGCGGACGTCCTGACTCACGAAGACGTAGCCGTGGGCCGCGAAGTATCGCGCCACCTCCACCCAATGGAATTTCGGGTAGAGACGACGGGCGTTGTCATAAGGGGTCCGCTGCAGGATCGCCGGCCACGTCGACAACGTTCCGCGCGGCGCGTCGGGCAGAAACAGATCAACCGAGAGTTCCACCCCGTCGCGCATCGGAACGCGCACATCGAGCTGCATCACGACGGGAAGAAGTGCGTCGGGGTTCATCTCGACCGTTTGCTCCTCGGGCGCCCGCGAGCCGACCGGCCGGGGATTGCGGGCGGCTCGCGCGGCGCGAGGTCGCGAGTCGCCGCGCAAGCCGCGACCGAAGCCTCCTGGCGCATGACGGTTGCCCGGGGGCGGATCACTTGGCGACGTACGCGTTCTCGACCAGCAGCTCCCCCGTGGCACGGTTCAGGATGACGCCCCCGAACCCGCCCTGCACGACGCGACCGTTCACCTCCGCAGCGAGCATCGCCCAGGGCACGTCGCGCAAGAATTGCGCCTGGAGCCGCTGCATCAACTGAATGCGCACGGTGGGCGAGATCGTGGTCTGGTATAGACGCGACAGCTCGTTGAACGCCGGACTATCGTACGTCGAGAAGTCCAGCGAGCCACCCGTTTGCAGCACCAACCGGAGCACCAGCCCTGGGTCCGAATCCCACGCGTAGCTCGAAACGGAGACGTCGTAGTCGCCCGCCTTGAGCCGCGCCAGCGCGGTGCTGACCTCGTACGCCGTAATCGTCGTCCCGATCCCCAGTTCCTGCAGCTGCGCTTGGACCACCTGGGCGAGATCGGTGAACGGCTGGTAGGACCGCGTCACCAAGCGCAGCGCGACCGGGCGCCCTCCCTTCTGCAACGTCCCACCTTGGTAGGTATACCCGGCCTCCGAGAGCAGCTGCCGAGCGTGCGCGAGATCGTGCCGGTAGGCGTTCTCCGATCCCTTCCAGTACCCGGCCAGCAGCGGACTGAACGGCGCCCAATTGGCGACCGCGTGCCCGTTAAACACGCTAGCGACGATGGCGTTGCGATCCATCGCGTCGTTCAGCGCCTGCCGGACGCGCAGATCCTGAAACATGGCGTTCTTCAGGTTCAACTCGACGTAGTAGACGCGCGGACCCACCGTTTTGAAGAAATGATATTTCGGGTTCGTCGCGTAGGTGTCCCACTGCTCCGGCGGCACGCTGAGCAGCGCGGAGAGCGTGCCGGACTGGAACGCCGCCATCTGTGACGTGAGTTGCGGGATGACCCGAAACACCAACTCGTTGACGTACGGAGGTCCGGGGTGGTCGAAACTCGGCCCCCAGCGGTACGCGGGATTCCGCGCGAGGGTCACCGTCTGACCCGGGAGCCACTCCTTGAACATGAACGGACCGACGCTCGACGGATGCTGCGCGTACTGGTTCCCCCACTTCGCGACCGCGCTCGGATCGGTCGGTTGCAAATACCCCGGGCTGGCGAGCGTCTCGAGCAAGCCGCCGTCCGGGGCCTTCAGCCGCAAGACCAAGGTCGTACTGTCGGGGGCGTCAAACGAGGCCACGGACGACAGAAAATCCCGATCGTAGGGGGACGCCGTGGCCGGATCGACGTCCCGTTCAAAGGTGGTCTTGACGTCCGCCGCAGTCATGGGTTTCCCGCTGTGGAACATGATCCCCGGCTTCAGGTGGAAGGTCAAGGTCTTCCCGTTCGGGCTCCATTCCCATCGATCGGCGAGCCACGGCACGACGCGGCCGTCCGGCGCGATCGCCGTCAGCGCGGCGCCGATGTAGTTCGAGATCTCATCTTCGTCGGCCAGCGTCATGCGAGGCGCGTCGAGCGTCTTGGGGTCCTGTTGAACGGCCAGCACGAACGCGCCCCCGACGCTCGGCCCGGCCGCGCCCAGGGCCGCGGAACGGCCTCCCCACGGAGTGAGCACGAGGGCGATGAGGGCGGCCGCGGCGTACCCCCGGCGAAGCCGCCTAGCGATTCGTCCTGACATTGGATCCATTCCCCCCTCTTCCCCAAGATGCATCGGGCTGGGCGAACGCTCGCGGTGACGGCCGCACCCGTCCCATCACGGATCCCTCGACACAGCGCATCGGTCGCTCCGAGCCCATCAGATCGAATCCGCCTGCCTGCCCAGCGAGTTCTCAGAGGCCGCTCCCGTCTCCTGCCGCCTTTCCACCACCGAGGCGCGCACATCCGGGCGTTCTGTCGCGCGCACCGATCGCGCCTCGGGCCGTCCGCGAGCGCGTCCGCCGGCGATCGCTTGATGAATTTGTAGACTTGAATATAATAAATTGAGATATAAAGCCGGCCGATCGGAGGCTCCATTGTGCGGCTCATCAATACCCTGGTCGTCACAAGGCATGTTAAGCCCGTTTTGGGTCAAACTCGTGGCCCACAACGTTGCACGCGGGGCCGCACACGAGAATGACGCGTTGGCCGCGTTCGCGAGGGCAGCGGATGGCTGAGTCCGCGTTTGCCTTTGCCGCGCCCGAGAGCCCCGGGTTCCTCCTCTGGCAAACGACCGTCGTCTGGCAGAGGCAGATCAAAGAGGCGCTGGAGCCTTTCGAGATCTCTCATGCCCAGTTCGTGATCCTGGCGATCCTGTTGTGGTCGCAAGAGGCTGAAACGGAGCCGAACCAGACGCTGATCGCGCGTCAGTCCAAGCTCGACAAGATGACGGTGTCCACATCGCTGAAGAAATTGGGTGTGAAACGGTATGTCAGACGAACCGAAAGCGACCGGGACCCCCGGGCAAATTCGGTGCGCTTAACGGACAGAGGCAAACAGCTCGCAACGAAGCTGGTGCCGATCGTCGAAGGGATCGACAAGACGTTCTTCGGTGTGCTCACGCCAACCCGGCAGCGCGAACTCGTCACCACGTTGGCAAGTCTGTTGCGGGAGGAACGGGGATGAACAAGACACGCTACTGGATCGGCGCGGCGTCGAAAGACCACGTGCGCATGGGAATCAAGGGGGGCTTTGCGCAGTTCTGCCACGGGAAGCTGGGTCCGGCCGAGAAACTCTCGAAAGGCGATTGGGTGATTCTCTACTCAAGCAAGCAGAGATTCGGCGAACCCACGGTCTGCCAAGAATTCACCGCGATCGGTCAGGTGGTTGACGCGGCGCCAACCCAAGTCGAGCAGGCCCCTGGGTTCAAACCCTACAGGCGCAAGGTCAGGTATCATAAGTCCCGGGCGGTCAACATACGGCCGCTGATTGAGAAACTCTCGTTCATACGAAACAGGGCGAGATGGGGGATGGCGTTTCGATTCGGGTTTCTCGAAATCCGCCCGGACGATTTTGGCACGATTGCGACCGAGATGCTGTCGAACGCCGGGCGTGATCGAACGCCGCTGCCCGCGATACCCGCGCGTTTGCCGCGGGACCGCGCCCGTGCGCGCGCGCAAGGCGCCGGCCCCGATCAGCCTGCCACGACGACCCGATCTCGCCCTTCGGCCTTCGCCCGGTAGAGGGCGGCGTCGACCGCTCGAAGCGAGGCCGCCATCGTCGACCCGTGTTCGGGAAAGACGACCACACCCGCAGACACGCTCAGCGGTCCCAACACGCGGCCGCCGTGGAGCACGGAGAGGTGTTTCACGCCCTCCCGGAGTTCTTGCGCGCGTTCGAACACGGCGGTGCCGTCGAACTCCGGTAAGATCAACACGAACTCCTCCCCGCCGTACCGGCACGGGATATCCTCCGCCCGCACCCGCGCGCGGAGAAACGCGCCGAACTCTCGCAGCACGGTGTCGCCCGCCTCGTGTCCGAACGTGTCGTTGAACGCCTTGAAGCGGTCAAGATCGAGCATGATGATCCCGACCGGGACACCCCGCCGCTGCGCGCGCCGCAATTCTCGATCTAGGGTCTCCTCCAGGTACCGCCGGTTGAACAACCCCGTCAACGGGTCGCGGATCGACTGGGCACGCAGCGAGTCCCGGAGGCGAAGGTTGGCGATCGCCGGGGCGATTCGCTGGGCGGCCGCGCCGGCCAAGCGCTGGACGGCGATCGGATCCGCACTCGTGTCGGGAACGCGCAGCACCAGCACGCCTAGGGTTTCGCCGTGCGCGGCCAGCGGGACGCACAGGCAGGTGTCCGACGATACGGCCGCAAGATGCCGACAGACCAGCGCCACGCCCGTCGGCCCGGCGCTGTGAATTCGCCCCTGTCGCAACGCCCAGCAGTCGTTTGGAGCAAACACGGAGTCGCCCGGCGGCGCCGCGCCCCAGACGCTCGTCGCCTCAACGGAGTCTCGCGACGCGCTGGTGACACACAGCGCCCCAGACGTTCCCGGCAGCAGCTCGGCGAGGCTGCGCGCCGCCGCGACATACGCTTCGTCGACGGTGGCACAGGCGAGGAGGAGGTCGCTCATACCGGCGAGGAACGAGATTTCATGTCGCTCGCGCTCCAACACGGCGGCGGATGCTTGAAGTTCCGCGTGCGCCTGTCGAACGGCCTCTTCCATCTTTCTGCGGCGGGTGATGTCCCGAATCGCGCCCTCGTAGACGGTCACGAGCCCGGCGGCATCGGCGACGCCACGAATCGTCTCGAGGACCCACACCATGGTGCCGTCGCGTCGGCGTAGTTGCGTCTCGAAATCAAGCACGCGGTCGGCCGCCAGCTCGTTGGCCTCGCGGAACTTCTGCGCATCGACGTACAGGTCGCCGGGCTCGGCCGCGAGCAACGCTTCCCGACTCGAGTACCCGAGGATGCTTACGAGCGCCAGATTCACGTCGACGAAGGCGCCGTCGCGGCCGCGACGATAGAGGCCGATCGGGATCCCGTCAAACAACCCGCGGTATCGCCTCTCCGACTCTCGCACCGCTGCCTCGGCGCGCTTTTGGTCGGTGATGTCCTGCATCAGGGCGATCACCGCCTTACGACCGGCCCACCGCAGCACGTGGGTGAAGACGCTGACGGTGATGATTTGACCGTCCCTGCGGCGGTGCCGCCACTCGCCCGTTGTCTGCAACCCCGGGCTCTGCTTCCGGACCGTGGCCAGCAGCGCCGGGACGTCCTCTGCGGGGCGAATGTCGCTGATGCGCATCGACAGAAACTCCGCACGAGAGTACCCGTAGTGGAGGACCGCGGCCTCATTGACCGCAAGATACCGCAGTGTGTTGAAGTCGTAGATGCACATGGGCAGCGGGCT includes the following:
- a CDS encoding CocE/NonD family hydrolase; its protein translation is MNPDALLPVVMQLDVRVPMRDGVELSVDLFLPDAPRGTLSTWPAILQRTPYDNARRLYPKFHWVEVARYFAAHGYVFVSQDVRGRGDSDGVWHPFMNEAEDGYDTVEWIARQPWSSGRVGMMGGSYGGLVQWLAAREGPPHLTTLVSTAAAGRLMEELPYRHGKLRPPWAMWWLNMVAGRTVQPPELIEWPRVIRTRPAKDVDLAVGRRNTVWREWLAHPTLDDYWRQMGMLNRFAQLDLPVMHITGWFDGDQLGQLYYWREMAVHSPARDRQFLLAGPWDHAGTRAPEPRFGGLEFGDAAMLDMNAIHLRWFDYWLKGRGAAPTDFARGCRSRIFLMGENRWRDDPTWPPPAAVGERWCFRSGGRANTVSGDGRLEPAPPPEGEPPDRYTYDPDAPTPSSEPPDVYPPAEVRLDERWLLGREDVLVYTSEALAQPMEVTGHPLVVLEAATDAPDTDFAATLYDVFPDGRSMALCDGIVRASYRNDSGRPESSPLAPGRPYTYRIELVAISNVFLPGHRVRVAVMSARWPAYDRNPNTGAPPGDDAVARPAAQVVLHEHGRASHLLIPVVPRGTA
- a CDS encoding ABC transporter substrate-binding protein, with amino-acid sequence MSGRIARRLRRGYAAAALIALVLTPWGGRSAALGAAGPSVGGAFVLAVQQDPKTLDAPRMTLADEDEISNYIGAALTAIAPDGRVVPWLADRWEWSPNGKTLTFHLKPGIMFHSGKPMTAADVKTTFERDVDPATASPYDRDFLSSVASFDAPDSTTLVLRLKAPDGGLLETLASPGYLQPTDPSAVAKWGNQYAQHPSSVGPFMFKEWLPGQTVTLARNPAYRWGPSFDHPGPPYVNELVFRVIPQLTSQMAAFQSGTLSALLSVPPEQWDTYATNPKYHFFKTVGPRVYYVELNLKNAMFQDLRVRQALNDAMDRNAIVASVFNGHAVANWAPFSPLLAGYWKGSENAYRHDLAHARQLLSEAGYTYQGGTLQKGGRPVALRLVTRSYQPFTDLAQVVQAQLQELGIGTTITAYEVSTALARLKAGDYDVSVSSYAWDSDPGLVLRLVLQTGGSLDFSTYDSPAFNELSRLYQTTISPTVRIQLMQRLQAQFLRDVPWAMLAAEVNGRVVQGGFGGVILNRATGELLVENAYVAK
- a CDS encoding ABC transporter permease, whose amino-acid sequence is MYALRRLALFVPVWIGVAVLTFAMMRLIGGDPAQALYGGGALSVAALQEVHHRLGLDRPLLVQLGAFLFNAVRGNFGDSWQSGTAVGPMLAQRFPYTLELALTGLGLGTAAGLVLGIIAAVRQGSSLDRALLIGSLLLLSVPGFWLGILLIYLFSVHLGWLPVAGAVGWQSLVMPAGVLAATGAPIVARVARAGMLEVLRTEYIRTARAKGLGERMVLLRHALRNALNPIVTIVGLLFGNLLGGAIIVEQVFSRPGIGTLAVQAIFARDYPLIQGIVLYTSTVFLILNLVVDLSYTLTDPRVRFD
- the polA gene encoding DNA polymerase I — translated: MTTPAARDTLLLLDANGLVYRAFYALPYFTTRDGQPTNAVYGFTTMLLKVLDEVAPQYVAVAFDKPGPTFRHEAFAEYKATRQKMPDDLRPQIALAKEVVEAFDLPVFEVAGFEADDVIGTLTRLAEARGMNVVIVTGDLDALQLVSPHTRVMVTSRGISETTVYDEAGVQAKLGVAPARVPDLKSLKGDATDNIPGVPGVGDKTAARLLAGGATVEEVLEAPAEGRDARLRQRLEEHRAQILQSKTLSTIQTGVPLSLSWDLLRRRPVDTARIRDLFTRLEFKSLLDRLGVEVPLTEARGTYGTLARDHAAAFLEGVSEVAIAPVAEGDGPLKSRLIGIALARRAGEASYLELHDGVPPALADALAREDVAKLSQDVKRDRLLLESAGLTLRGFAFDVGLASYVLDPGKRTHTLASSAWEHLGWRLHEESAAADELALGPAPGERAAEEADLIFRLRDVMAAQLRAREVDRLYHEIELPLASVLARMEHVGVAIDVPALRALSDELRQRLVALTADIYRLAGSEFNIGSPKQLAFVLFEKLQLPSLKRTKTGFSTDADVLEQLAPHHPVVARILEHRELSKLLSTYVDVLPAMVDPRTGRLHTTYNQAVASTGRVITTDPNLQNIPIRTGVGRQIRRAFVAGREGTVLLSADYSQIELRVLAEATQDPGLLEAFRRGADIHTVTAAEVFSVDAETVTAEMRRRAKAFNYGIAYGISDFGLAAQLSIGRDEARVFMDTYFARYPRVAEYMRTVVEQARRDGYVKTLLGRRRYLPDILSRNRVIREAAERIAINAPIQGTAADIIKIAMLRVDRDLLPEAPGMEMILQIHDELLFEVPQELVERIGPRVRQVMEEAYPLAAPLVADLAVGPNWQDLTELP
- a CDS encoding EVE domain-containing protein, which gives rise to MNKTRYWIGAASKDHVRMGIKGGFAQFCHGKLGPAEKLSKGDWVILYSSKQRFGEPTVCQEFTAIGQVVDAAPTQVEQAPGFKPYRRKVRYHKSRAVNIRPLIEKLSFIRNRARWGMAFRFGFLEIRPDDFGTIATEMLSNAGRDRTPLPAIPARLPRDRARARAQGAGPDQPATTTRSRPSAFAR
- a CDS encoding MarR family winged helix-turn-helix transcriptional regulator gives rise to the protein MAESAFAFAAPESPGFLLWQTTVVWQRQIKEALEPFEISHAQFVILAILLWSQEAETEPNQTLIARQSKLDKMTVSTSLKKLGVKRYVRRTESDRDPRANSVRLTDRGKQLATKLVPIVEGIDKTFFGVLTPTRQRELVTTLASLLREERG
- a CDS encoding ABC transporter permease; protein product: MRFWHTGRTTRAAALVLAAIIVAVIGAPVLARISPFVMNIPVRLRGPSPAHVLGTDGMGRDVWARMLFGGRLSLTVGLVAVAIEFALGTAVGVMAGYAGGWLDLIVMRLTDIMLGMPGLILALFVVALLGPGLFNVMIALGIGGTPGVARLVRGVTLGIRERDYVQGAVAVGLPPVWIALRYLLPNALPPVLALVTLDTGTIILAAAGLSFIGLGAQPPSPEWGAMLSDAQKYFPNGWWLSVFPGLAITVVVLCLNIVGDAVRDVLDPHLFRGAR
- a CDS encoding diguanylate cyclase; protein product: MGGVVKPTKSGNVRGGGRRSPTVDARVPPPSARSDVPFRVLFETSPLPMCIYDFNTLRYLAVNEAAVLHYGYSRAEFLSMRISDIRPAEDVPALLATVRKQSPGLQTTGEWRHRRRDGQIITVSVFTHVLRWAGRKAVIALMQDITDQKRAEAAVRESERRYRGLFDGIPIGLYRRGRDGAFVDVNLALVSILGYSSREALLAAEPGDLYVDAQKFREANELAADRVLDFETQLRRRDGTMVWVLETIRGVADAAGLVTVYEGAIRDITRRRKMEEAVRQAHAELQASAAVLERERHEISFLAGMSDLLLACATVDEAYVAAARSLAELLPGTSGALCVTSASRDSVEATSVWGAAPPGDSVFAPNDCWALRQGRIHSAGPTGVALVCRHLAAVSSDTCLCVPLAAHGETLGVLVLRVPDTSADPIAVQRLAGAAAQRIAPAIANLRLRDSLRAQSIRDPLTGLFNRRYLEETLDRELRRAQRRGVPVGIIMLDLDRFKAFNDTFGHEAGDTVLREFGAFLRARVRAEDIPCRYGGEEFVLILPEFDGTAVFERAQELREGVKHLSVLHGGRVLGPLSVSAGVVVFPEHGSTMAASLRAVDAALYRAKAEGRDRVVVAG